The Mycteria americana isolate JAX WOST 10 ecotype Jacksonville Zoo and Gardens chromosome 18, USCA_MyAme_1.0, whole genome shotgun sequence genome window below encodes:
- the KLHL17 gene encoding kelch-like protein 17 isoform X1 translates to MEGGVQLLNRDGHSISHNSKRHYHDAFVCMNRMRQRGLLCDIVLHVGTKEIKAHKVVLASCSPYFHAMFTNEMSESRQTHVTLHDIDPQALEQLVQYAYTAEIVVGEGNVQTLLPAASLLQLNGVRDACCKFLLSQLDPSNCLGIRGFADTHSCSDLLKSAHKYVLQHFVEVSKTEEFMLLPLKQVLDLISSDSLNVPSEEEVYRAVLSWVKHDVDSRRQHVPRLMKCVRLPLLSRDFLMSNVDTELLVRHHSECKDLLIEALKYHLMPEQRGVLSNSRTRPRRCEGASTVLFAVGGGSLFAIHGDCEAYDTRTDRWHMVASMSTRRARVGVAAIGNKLYAVGGYDGTSDLATVESYDPVTNSWQPEVSMGTRRSCLGVAALHGLLYAAGGYDGASCLNSAERYDPLTGTWTSIAAMSTRRRYVRVATLEGNLYAVGGYDSSSHLATVEKYEPQINTWTPIANMLSRRSSAGVAVLEGMLYVAGGNDGTSCLNSVERYNPKTNTWESVAPMNIRRSTHDLVAMDGWLYAVGGNDGSSSLNSIEKYNPRTNKWVAASCMFTRRSSVGVAVLELLNFPPPSSPTLSVSSTSL, encoded by the exons ATGGAAGGGGGTGTGCAGCTCCTCAACCGCGATGGCCACAGCATCTCCCACAACTCCAAGAGACACTATCACGATGCCTTCGTGTGCATGAACCGCATGCGTCAGCGTGGGCTGCTCTGCGACATTGTGCTCCATGTGGGCACCAAGGAGATCAAGGCCCACAAGGTGGTGCTGGCGTCCTGCAGCCCGTACTTCCACGCCATGTTCACAA ATGAGATGAGTGAGAGCCGCCAGACCCACGTGACGCTGCACGACATTGACCCACAGGCCCTGGAGCAGCTGGTGCAATACGCTTACACGGCTGAGATTGTGGTAGGCGAGGGGAATGTGCAG ACACTTcttcctgctgccagcctgcttcAGCTCAATGGTGTGCGGGATGCTTGCTGCAAGTTCCTACTCAGCCAGCTCGACCCATCCAACTGTCTGGGAATCCGGGGTTTTGCTGACACGCACTCCTGCAGCGACCTCCTCAAGTCTGCGCACAAGTACGTCCTCCAACACTTCGTGGAGGTGTCCAAGACAGAGGAGTTCATGTTGCTGCCTCTTAAACAG GTGCTGGACCTCATTTCTAGTGACAGCCTCAATGTGCCATCAGAGGAGGAGGTGTACCGGGCTGTGCTCAGCTGGGTCAAACATGATGTGGACAGCAGAAGACAGCATGTCCCCAGG CTTATGAAGTGCGTGCGGCTGCCCCTGCTGAGCCGGGACTTCCTCATGAGCAACGTGGACACAGAGCTGCTGGTGCGGCATCACTCGGAGTGCAAGGACCTGCTGATCGAAGCCCTCAAGTACCACCTCATGCCGGAGCAGAGAGGGGTCCTTAGCAACAGCAGGACGAGGCCGCGGCGCTGCGAGGGGGCCAGCACCGTGCTCTTTGCTGTGG GTGGGGGGAGCCTGTTCGCCATCCACGGGGACTGCGAAGCCTATGACACGCGGACGGATCGGTGGCACATGGTGGCCTCCATGTCGACTCGCAGGGCCAGAGTGGGCGTTGCTGCCATCGGGAACAAGCTGTATGCTGTGGGCGG ctACGATGGGACCTCTGATTTGGCCACAGTGGAGTCCTATGATCCTGTCACCAATTCCTGGCAACCTGAGGTGTCCATGGGCACCaggaggagctgcctgggtgtagCAGCGCTTCACGGGCTTCTCTATGCTGCTGGGGGGTACGATGGGGCCTCGTGCCTGAACAG cgcAGAGCGGTACGACCCTCTGACAGGCACCTGGACATCCATCGCTGCCATGAGCACCAGGAGACGCTACGTCCGGGTGGCAACTCTAG AAGGCAACCTCTATGCCGTTGGGGGATATGACAGCTCATCTCACTTAGCCACAGTAGAAAAGTATGAGCCCCAG ATCAACACCTGGACGCCCATTGCCAATATGCTAAGCCGCCGGAGCAGCGCAGGAGTGGCCGTGCTGGAGGGGATGCTCTACGTGGCTGGCGGCAACGATGGGACCAGCTGCCTTAACTCTGTTGAGCGCtacaaccccaaaaccaacacatGGGAGAGCGTGGCACCCATGAACATCCGTAG GAGCACCCATGACCTGGTGGCCATGGATGGGTGGCTGTACGCAGTAGGTGGCAACGATGGGAGCTCCAGCCTAAACTCCATCGAGAAGTACAACCCCCGTACCAACAAGTGGGTAGCAGCCTCGTGCATGTTCACGCGCCGGAGCAGCGTGGGGGTGGCCGTGCTGGAACTCCTCAACTTCCCGCCCCCCTCCTCGCCCACCCTGTCAGTGTCTTCGACGAGCCTTTGA
- the KLHL17 gene encoding kelch-like protein 17 isoform X2 — MPILQTWTPFPKVYCCFSLRRDEMSESRQTHVTLHDIDPQALEQLVQYAYTAEIVVGEGNVQTLLPAASLLQLNGVRDACCKFLLSQLDPSNCLGIRGFADTHSCSDLLKSAHKYVLQHFVEVSKTEEFMLLPLKQVLDLISSDSLNVPSEEEVYRAVLSWVKHDVDSRRQHVPRLMKCVRLPLLSRDFLMSNVDTELLVRHHSECKDLLIEALKYHLMPEQRGVLSNSRTRPRRCEGASTVLFAVGGGSLFAIHGDCEAYDTRTDRWHMVASMSTRRARVGVAAIGNKLYAVGGYDGTSDLATVESYDPVTNSWQPEVSMGTRRSCLGVAALHGLLYAAGGYDGASCLNSAERYDPLTGTWTSIAAMSTRRRYVRVATLEGNLYAVGGYDSSSHLATVEKYEPQINTWTPIANMLSRRSSAGVAVLEGMLYVAGGNDGTSCLNSVERYNPKTNTWESVAPMNIRRSTHDLVAMDGWLYAVGGNDGSSSLNSIEKYNPRTNKWVAASCMFTRRSSVGVAVLELLNFPPPSSPTLSVSSTSL; from the exons ATGCCCATCCTGCAGACGTGGACCCCCTTCCCTAAAGTatactgctgcttctccttgcgAAGAG ATGAGATGAGTGAGAGCCGCCAGACCCACGTGACGCTGCACGACATTGACCCACAGGCCCTGGAGCAGCTGGTGCAATACGCTTACACGGCTGAGATTGTGGTAGGCGAGGGGAATGTGCAG ACACTTcttcctgctgccagcctgcttcAGCTCAATGGTGTGCGGGATGCTTGCTGCAAGTTCCTACTCAGCCAGCTCGACCCATCCAACTGTCTGGGAATCCGGGGTTTTGCTGACACGCACTCCTGCAGCGACCTCCTCAAGTCTGCGCACAAGTACGTCCTCCAACACTTCGTGGAGGTGTCCAAGACAGAGGAGTTCATGTTGCTGCCTCTTAAACAG GTGCTGGACCTCATTTCTAGTGACAGCCTCAATGTGCCATCAGAGGAGGAGGTGTACCGGGCTGTGCTCAGCTGGGTCAAACATGATGTGGACAGCAGAAGACAGCATGTCCCCAGG CTTATGAAGTGCGTGCGGCTGCCCCTGCTGAGCCGGGACTTCCTCATGAGCAACGTGGACACAGAGCTGCTGGTGCGGCATCACTCGGAGTGCAAGGACCTGCTGATCGAAGCCCTCAAGTACCACCTCATGCCGGAGCAGAGAGGGGTCCTTAGCAACAGCAGGACGAGGCCGCGGCGCTGCGAGGGGGCCAGCACCGTGCTCTTTGCTGTGG GTGGGGGGAGCCTGTTCGCCATCCACGGGGACTGCGAAGCCTATGACACGCGGACGGATCGGTGGCACATGGTGGCCTCCATGTCGACTCGCAGGGCCAGAGTGGGCGTTGCTGCCATCGGGAACAAGCTGTATGCTGTGGGCGG ctACGATGGGACCTCTGATTTGGCCACAGTGGAGTCCTATGATCCTGTCACCAATTCCTGGCAACCTGAGGTGTCCATGGGCACCaggaggagctgcctgggtgtagCAGCGCTTCACGGGCTTCTCTATGCTGCTGGGGGGTACGATGGGGCCTCGTGCCTGAACAG cgcAGAGCGGTACGACCCTCTGACAGGCACCTGGACATCCATCGCTGCCATGAGCACCAGGAGACGCTACGTCCGGGTGGCAACTCTAG AAGGCAACCTCTATGCCGTTGGGGGATATGACAGCTCATCTCACTTAGCCACAGTAGAAAAGTATGAGCCCCAG ATCAACACCTGGACGCCCATTGCCAATATGCTAAGCCGCCGGAGCAGCGCAGGAGTGGCCGTGCTGGAGGGGATGCTCTACGTGGCTGGCGGCAACGATGGGACCAGCTGCCTTAACTCTGTTGAGCGCtacaaccccaaaaccaacacatGGGAGAGCGTGGCACCCATGAACATCCGTAG GAGCACCCATGACCTGGTGGCCATGGATGGGTGGCTGTACGCAGTAGGTGGCAACGATGGGAGCTCCAGCCTAAACTCCATCGAGAAGTACAACCCCCGTACCAACAAGTGGGTAGCAGCCTCGTGCATGTTCACGCGCCGGAGCAGCGTGGGGGTGGCCGTGCTGGAACTCCTCAACTTCCCGCCCCCCTCCTCGCCCACCCTGTCAGTGTCTTCGACGAGCCTTTGA